The genome window CACCGCCAGTTGGTCCCGCTCTCGGTCAAAAGGGTGTGAATATTATGGAGTTCTGCAAGCAATTCAATGCCAGGACGAAGGATCAACAAGGACTTATCATACCGGTGGTCATCACGGTCTTCAGTGATAAATCGTTTACATTCATAACGAAGACACCGCCTGCGGCGACATTATTGCTGCGAGCGACAAAACTGGAAAAAGGTTCCGGCGAGCCGAACCGCACAAAAATCGGCAAAGTGACAAAAAAACAAGTTCGCGAAATTGCAGAATTGAAAATGCCCGACTTGAATGCGGCAAACATCGATTCAGCAATGAGCATGATAGCCGGTACAGCCCGCAGCATGGGCATTACGGTCGAAGACTAAGACTGTTGGAGATGGAGTTCAGACAATGAGACAATATAGCAAACGATACAAAGCTGTTGCAAAAAAAGTTCAACCCAAAAACTATACTATTGCTGAAGCGGTTAGTATAGTCAAAGAGACTGCTTCTGCAAAATTTTCTGAGGCGGTTGATATTGCCATTCGCCTCGGACTCGATCCAAAGAAGGCAGACCAAGCGCTTCGCGGCACAGTTGCATTGCCGCATGGAATTGGTAAAGAAGTTCGTGTGCTCGTGATTGCGAAATCGCCGAAGGATGATGAGGCCAGGGCGGCGGGTGCCGACCATGTTGGATACAAGGACTATTTAGAAAAAATTCAGCAAGGGTGGGCGGATGTCGATGTCATTATTGCCTCTCCAGATGTCATGGGTGATCTTGGAAAGCTTGGAAAAATTCTTGGTCCACGCGGTTTAATGCCGAATCCCAAAAGCGGTACCGTGACAGTTGACGTAGCAAAAGCAGTGAAGGAAGTAAAAGCTGGCAAAATTGAATTCCGAGTCGAAAAGGCTGGCATTGTTCATGCCACCATTGGTAAAGCAAATTTTGAAAAAGAAAAATTAGTTGAGAACATTAATTCGTTTCTCAGCACCATTATGCGCTTGAAACCTGCAACAGCAAAAGGAACGTATGTTAAAAGTATTGCCATTTCCACAACGATGGGACCTGGCGTGCATATCGACCGAGCTGAAGCGGGAGCGCATGCATAATAGAAATTACGCACTCACGTTCGCTTGAAACGTTGAATGCCTCTGC of Ignavibacteriales bacterium contains these proteins:
- the rplK gene encoding 50S ribosomal protein L11 encodes the protein MAKKITGFIKLQIPAGQANPAPPVGPALGQKGVNIMEFCKQFNARTKDQQGLIIPVVITVFSDKSFTFITKTPPAATLLLRATKLEKGSGEPNRTKIGKVTKKQVREIAELKMPDLNAANIDSAMSMIAGTARSMGITVED
- the rplA gene encoding 50S ribosomal protein L1, yielding MRQYSKRYKAVAKKVQPKNYTIAEAVSIVKETASAKFSEAVDIAIRLGLDPKKADQALRGTVALPHGIGKEVRVLVIAKSPKDDEARAAGADHVGYKDYLEKIQQGWADVDVIIASPDVMGDLGKLGKILGPRGLMPNPKSGTVTVDVAKAVKEVKAGKIEFRVEKAGIVHATIGKANFEKEKLVENINSFLSTIMRLKPATAKGTYVKSIAISTTMGPGVHIDRAEAGAHA